One genomic region from Pyxicephalus adspersus chromosome 1, UCB_Pads_2.0, whole genome shotgun sequence encodes:
- the LIN28A gene encoding protein lin-28 homolog A, with protein sequence MLTGGLLKPVEATSESPEIEEIEIFQGSGICKWFNVRMGFGFLTMTKKEGVDLEVPVDVFVHQSKLYMEGFRSLKEGESVEFTFKKSSKGLESTKVTGPGGAQCIGSEKRPKVKGQLKRKPKGDRCYNCGGLDHHAKECNLPPQPKKCHFCQSTSHMVAQCPEKSAISQGKPATEELNPTDAE encoded by the exons atgcttaCAGGTGGGTTGTTGAAGCCTGTAGAGGCCACCTCAGAGTCTCCTGAAATTGAGGAGATTGAGATCTTTCAAGGATCGGGGATTTGTAAATGGTTCAATGTTAGAATGGGCTTTGGATTCCTTACAATGACCAAGAAAGAAGGAGTGGACCTGGAGGTACCTGTGGATGTCTTTGTGCATCAG AGCAAGCTGTACATGGAAGGTTTCCGCAGCCTGAAGGAGGGAGAGTCTGTGgaatttacttttaagaaatcatcCAAGGGCTTGGAGTCCACCAAAGTAACAGGGCCAGGGGGTGCCCAGTGCATTGGAAGTGAGAAGCGACCTAAAGTAAAAGGACAGCTGAAAAGGAAGCCTAAAGGAGACAG aTGTTACAATTGTGGAGGACTGGATCACCATGCCAAGGAATGTAACTTGCCACCACAGcccaaaaaatgccatttttgcCAAAGTACCAGTCATATGGTGGCACAGTGTCCAGAGAAGTCTGCCATCTCACAAGGAAAACCTGCCACTGAGGAGCTGAACCCTACAGATGCAGAGTAG